ttaaaatcgatgatgttatgaattattgacatatttaagattgcaattacgtcgagtgaaaattattattttgtgcttttgccataacaaaacaaggttttgacaaaaatggcgtaaattatgaaaaaaaaaaaagactgataaggacggataaacctgaaattgatctagggatttaagtgttgaatgaaaaagtaaaaacaaacaaaaatgacctaattctaccatttttatgactgagactcttcctggtccccaagaaagcagtgcgaggcgagtggagaaaaaacggatttattgacagagatgtgacacaatgtgatattgatcataagcagcggccattgaaagaaaagaagaaatcctggtcatgacgtcaaggccatgaaacgtgcgattttacagccaccaacgtttgatcttgaaagtcttttaacggccaaagaagaatacatggaatagcgtgaggagcagtcggacgaagaacaaagcacatctccatctcatctccgagtgtgatgacgtccctcagcgatggagacatctccctgtgttccagtgcacaaagcatcctggaggaagaagaccactcagcacattcccgacagaagcaggtgaatccaagttgaacatcatcttcacacaagaacatttggaggtgcagacagtccatgtgagcttactcagccttcagccgcctgcacgttctcgtcgagctccacgccgccgtggcgagctgcgggacaaacgcaaacggtgaaggaagaacatccagaaggtgcctcgtcactcacatcagatctttgaggtgtgacttggaaacatgacgagtcagcacacttgatgtctcatttggctgatcctcatcatgaggactcctgtcaaaagtgagatatgccagactttgtattgcgtgtgctcacaggagggacttttattgtgaaggagtcagctccagttgggcttttccggctaaacttgtaacaaaggtccacatcagacctccatgtgagtgacgcttcaccacggctttgtttcttgcggctcaaagaaaatatgttttacttaccagctggaccgtactgggctgaaatgaaagagaaacaaggtgaagtggacttttcccctcacgtcacgccgtgtttctacgtgagagtgtgcgctctgtctctgtggatctttgagtgtttggctggaaggcaactaaaagatggccgcacctttgcagcccggatgaaagcatcaactcacggcctggaccgagtgcaccgagaagaagaagacagaggacattggcgtccctcaccttgtctgtttctgtgacgcctgaccatgaccatgatgatgatgatgatgatgatggccgccacagcgaggaccgccgccgtggcagcgagggcgacgctcaagttgtctgtggagagcaaaaaagcacaagtggagtgacaaagcatgaagaggaaaccttcatgactactttgcatgcagacgtcaagcgttgtcatggtgacatggatcaataatggtgacaggtggacttgtgatgggaaacatctccaactaaatgtgtctttctcaccttcatggcttgcgttgctcaggatgcttcttctctccagcttggtgaccaagtcctccttgacgcctgacagctgaaacacacattcgtacttgccctccacgtcggccgtcacctccactttcagcgccaccgacatctggaaggttccgtcgtggttggggagtatctctccgtgctccacgtcctcgaagatctgctcgccgtctttcctccaaaacaggtcggcaccgtcggggtagaaacctgtcgccatgcagctgaccggagaggacggcgtcttctggagcaggaacacctctggaagctctgcacaggaagtgatgtcacgtgtgaacacaggacaacgtggggagaaggtgtggatggagagaaggtggggatggaggtaaagatggagagaaggtgtggatggagagaatatggagaaaaggtgtggatggagacaaagagggagagaaggtggggatggaggtaaagatgaagaGAAGAAGAgaatggaagtaaagatggagagaaggtgtggattaaAGTCAAGATGAGAGAATGTaataacggaggtaaagatggagagaaagtgagaacggaggtaaatatggagagaacgtgtggatggaggtaaagatggagaaaagatgagaacagaggtaaagatggagtgaAGGTGTCGATGGAAAGAAGGTGTCAATGGAGGTAAAGACGGAGAAAATGGAGGTACAGAGAGAAgatgagaatggaggtaaagatggagagaagatgagaacgGAGGTAAggatggagagaagatgagaacagaagtaaagatggagagaaggtgtggatggaggtaaagatggagagaagttgagaatgaggtaaagatggagagaaggagagaatgagataaagatggaaaGTAAGAGTGGACagcggtaaagatggagagaaggtgaggatggagggaaaaggagagaacggaggtaaggatggagagaatgaggtaaagatggagagaagttgAGAAttagataaagatagagagaaagtgtagatggaggtaaagatggagagtaagagtggacggaggtaaagatggagagaaagtgaggatggagggaaaaggagagaacggaggtaaatatggagagaaggtgtggatggaggtaaagatggagagagtgaggtaaagatggagagaacgtgaggatggagagaaagtgaggatggagggaaaaggagagaatggaggtaaagatggagagaaggtgagaatgaggtaaaaatggagaaaatgaggtaaagatggagagaatgagagaatgagataaagatggagagaaagtgtagATGGAGGTAAAAATCGAGGGAAAAGGAGACaatggaggtaaatatggagagaaggtaagaatgaggtaaagatggagagaatgaggtaaagatggagagaaggagagaatgagataaagatggagagaaagtgtagatggaggtaaagatggagagtaaGAGCGGACagcggtaaagatggagagaacgtgaggatggaggtaaagatggagggaaaaggagagaactgaggtaaatatggagagaaggtgtggatgaggtaaagatggagagaaggtgagaatgaggtaaagatggagagagcgaggtaaagatggagagaaggagataaagatggagagaagatgagaacacaggttaagatggagagaatgtgaggatggaggtaaagatggatagaaggagagaatgaggtgaagatggagagaaggttagattggaggtaaagatggagagaaagtgtagatggaggtaaagatggaagtAAAAGGAGAGGATGGAGGTAAAGTTGGAGAAGAAGGGAAAATGGAGGtagagatggagagaaggtgacaaCGGAGGTaaaatggagagaaggtgagaacggaggtaaagatggagagaaggtgagcgaaagagagaagagtataaagagacagggtgtaatgtcagtaatgttcctatagggggagtgctaacaagttaaaaggtgaaagtacatgttgtgtttctacctgttctcattaggacctccttcccattgttcacatacttcttcaagtaagaaggacataTCTCAGTGTAGTAAAACTTAATGTATTCTAGTAGATGTTTGTTCTGGTCCCAATTGAGTTTGTCggggaaagcttgttgttttgctgcagtaaatgtccatgtcttcatgtccaacgatatgaaatcttctccatcataacctTCCTGACGccaacctttaacttcatcagtctcatcattccattcacatccagACATCATCTGGAAAATGTGaacacctgagacacacacacacacacacacacacacacacacacacacacacacacacacacacacacacacacacacacacacacacacacacacacacacacacacacacacacacacacacacacacacacacacacacacacacacacacacacacacacacacacacacacacacacacacacacacacacacacacacacacacacacacacacacacacacacacacacacacacacacacacacacacacacacacacacacacacacacacacagtattagtgtaggttattatgggatggacagagacaagtatcagtgcagtaatgtgtgtttactacagtataaaaagagtacatcaaatacatttaagtagtagaaagttcaacataaacaaacctccagtttggttgaaacgcttcTTACCAACTTCAAGGTTGTGTTTGCCAATCAACTCATTACGAACACTGATCTCTGTTTGTATCTGCCAGTATtttggatcctctgctgtgattttgttcatccagtcctgtttggcttctgctttcctgctgttgctgtcatagtgaacaatctgaactccatcaacataaccaacctccacatactctgggaagtttggaacttgagaggacGCAGTGGAGAAAAactgcagcgtgtgaatcactgaaagaagaaaacaacaacaggatgactttttattattttgtttcatgttcaacaatcttgcactgtgaatattttagctccttccgtcttcagtcgggtcttaaagtgaacatcaaacactgctagatatcacagtcaagactcacatgttctatgacaaatacaacacattaataatattactaacatctgttgacagtttgaacattttgaaaataaacatatattttctacaatggaggctgaataaaaagtacaacagagttgaacacaacctgttctgcccatttgatgtcgactcttactgacatcttgtggcggggtgatgttactacacttgattagtttctgacacttccgtgtttgaagatttgtgttcgttcttacaagccttggaaaaaataagtctttgaacaagaaacactaaagtcaaaataaataaagagcctA
The window above is part of the Nerophis ophidion isolate RoL-2023_Sa linkage group LG04, RoL_Noph_v1.0, whole genome shotgun sequence genome. Proteins encoded here:
- the LOC133551950 gene encoding class I histocompatibility antigen, F10 alpha chain-like, translating into MNLFLFFLLVVQMHSVTPVIHTLQFFSTASSQVPNFPEYVEVGYVDGVQIVHYDSNSRKAEAKQDWMNKITAEDPKYWQIQTEISVRNELIGKHNLEVGKKRFNQTGGVHIFQMMSGCEWNDETDEVKGWRQEGYDGEDFISLDMKTWTFTAAKQQAFPDKLNWDQNKHLLEYIKFYYTEICPSYLKKYVNNGKEVLMRTELPEVFLLQKTPSSPVSCMATGFYPDGADLFWRKDGEQIFEDVEHGEILPNHDGTFQMSVALKVEVTADVEGKYECVFQLSGVKEDLVTKLERRSILSNASHEGEKDTFSWRCFPSQVHLSPLLIHVTMTTLDVCMQSSHEGFLFMLCHSTCAFLLSTDNLSVALAATAAVLAVAAIIIIIIIMVMVRRHRNRQGEGRQCPLSSSSRCTRSRP